The Catenulispora sp. MAP5-51 DNA segment CATGATCGATGCGATGTTGTATGTGGTGGACAACGGCATCAAATGGCGGGCGATACCGGTGGACTTCCCAGCTTGGGATGCGGTCTACCGGTTCTGGCGCCGCTGGCGCGACCAGCAGCTGCTGACGGTGCTGCATGATCGGCTGCGTCGTGCGTGCCGGGTGGCCGATGGGCGTGACCCTGAACCGTCAGCGGCGGTGATCGACTCGCAGTCGGTGAAAGCCGCAGAGACGGTGGCGGCCGGCGATCGCGGGTTCGACGCGGGCAAGAAGATCAACGGCACCAAGCGGCACATCGCCGTAGACACTAGCGGGTTGTTGTTGATGGTGATGGTCACCGGCGCCGATGTGCAGGACCGTGACCAGGGGCTGCCGCTGCTGGCCCGGCTGTTGCAGGCGTGTCCGAGCGTGGCCAAGATCTGGGCCGATGGCGGGTATGCCGGGGCCCTGGTGACGATCGTGGCCGCCACGCTGCACCTGGTGTTGGAGATCGTTCGGCGCCCGGCCGGTGCTCGTGGCCTGGTGGTGCTGCCGCGCCGCTGGGTGGTGGAGCGCACCCTGGCCTGGCTCACCCGCGC contains these protein-coding regions:
- a CDS encoding IS5 family transposase, which translates into the protein MRTSVYPTDLSDAQWAQIMPLVPVPAWMGGRGGRPEGYCHRVMIDAMLYVVDNGIKWRAIPVDFPAWDAVYRFWRRWRDQQLLTVLHDRLRRACRVADGRDPEPSAAVIDSQSVKAAETVAAGDRGFDAGKKINGTKRHIAVDTSGLLLMVMVTGADVQDRDQGLPLLARLLQACPSVAKIWADGGYAGALVTIVAATLHLVLEIVRRPAGARGLVVLPRRWVVERTLAWLTRARRLARDYERRPESHEAMVRWAMLPVMTRRLARTPPTAAR